From the genome of Flavobacterium luteolum, one region includes:
- a CDS encoding LamG domain-containing protein, with product MKKILLTLMFVNFLTANAQNPVQEFNFNGNLNSADNTISFLGTPVFVNDRMGSPKSALRLANKAYQAVVGELPQDNKPKTISIWVKFNAVNIPNYIFGYGAAVNGQYFGLVHQPVTGGNADLSLVGWGDTNNVIVSVPLVKETWYMYSITYDGNVSKIYRNGELLKTVEGIQRSAKGYILNLGKLNTSTSINADIDDLRLYSVAMTDEQVREAYNSSKPSTSSVSQTVPVATNTVNAPKKAASIPVKASAPVNAPTETNKSTKTIEVFSQGKQIMSANASNITDLPEGTYLIKVINSAGKK from the coding sequence ATGAAAAAAATATTACTCACTTTAATGTTTGTAAATTTTTTAACTGCTAATGCGCAAAATCCGGTGCAAGAATTTAATTTCAACGGAAATCTAAACAGTGCCGATAACACCATTTCTTTTTTAGGCACTCCAGTTTTTGTAAATGACAGAATGGGAAGTCCTAAAAGTGCTTTACGACTTGCAAACAAGGCTTATCAGGCAGTAGTAGGAGAGCTTCCTCAGGATAATAAACCAAAAACAATATCTATTTGGGTAAAATTTAATGCAGTTAATATTCCGAATTACATCTTTGGATACGGTGCGGCGGTAAATGGACAATATTTTGGTTTGGTGCATCAGCCGGTAACTGGTGGCAATGCAGATTTAAGTTTAGTGGGTTGGGGAGACACAAATAATGTAATAGTTTCAGTGCCATTAGTAAAAGAGACATGGTATATGTATAGTATCACTTATGATGGAAATGTATCAAAAATTTATCGTAATGGCGAATTGCTAAAAACTGTAGAAGGAATTCAGCGTTCAGCAAAGGGCTATATTTTAAATCTGGGAAAATTAAATACTTCAACGAGTATTAATGCAGATATTGACGATTTAAGATTATATAGCGTTGCTATGACAGACGAACAGGTTAGAGAAGCATATAATAGCTCGAAACCAAGCACTTCTTCGGTATCTCAAACAGTTCCTGTGGCTACTAATACTGTAAATGCACCTAAAAAAGCCGCCTCTATACCTGTAAAAGCTTCTGCACCTGTCAACGCTCCAACAGAAACAAATAAAAGCACTAAAACTATTGAGGTTTTTTCGCAAGGAAAACAAATAATGAGTGCTAATGCTTCTAATATAACCGATTTGCCTGAAGGGACTTATTTGATTAAGGTTATTAATTCGGCTGGAAAAAAATAA